The following are encoded in a window of Candidatus Krumholzibacteriia bacterium genomic DNA:
- a CDS encoding AgmX/PglI C-terminal domain-containing protein, which produces MTFAVHPVPSAYRQPLLGRPDPRFRRALTIAVALGALFLGLVRLAPAPQTREAEVEELPERLARLILEEPRRPTPAPAGPSTPEPKAETAPPEAVAPTTEAVEDPTPEAPAKPERRVRPSREAPTPEAPPERGTAGRARARTEVEQQLAAVTEEVDDALASLSSSLPTASSSGTASEPVSRRRGGRVRAGRGAGAATVRSTATATDLRRGGLNAEQVDLSGFGDLDLAGVTGRRESAATPTAQPTGDRSARSLMDTVRRYAPGIRFCYDTALESDPDLRGKMVFRITVAADGGVTSAEVVDDSLRSADVRSCALSQIRSWRFATASKASTFDAPFVFRPDE; this is translated from the coding sequence ATGACCTTCGCCGTCCACCCCGTCCCGTCCGCCTACCGCCAGCCGCTGCTGGGCCGGCCCGACCCCCGGTTCCGGCGCGCACTCACCATTGCCGTCGCCCTCGGCGCGCTCTTCCTGGGGCTCGTCCGGTTGGCGCCCGCTCCGCAGACACGCGAGGCCGAGGTCGAGGAGCTTCCCGAGCGCCTGGCACGACTGATCCTCGAGGAACCCCGACGCCCCACCCCGGCCCCGGCCGGCCCGTCGACGCCCGAGCCGAAGGCCGAAACGGCTCCGCCCGAAGCCGTGGCCCCCACCACCGAGGCGGTCGAGGATCCGACTCCGGAAGCTCCGGCAAAGCCGGAACGCCGCGTCCGTCCCTCGCGCGAGGCACCGACACCGGAAGCGCCGCCCGAGCGCGGCACCGCGGGGCGTGCGCGCGCCCGCACGGAGGTCGAACAGCAACTCGCTGCCGTGACCGAGGAGGTCGACGACGCTCTCGCGAGCCTGTCGTCGTCCCTGCCCACGGCGTCTTCGAGCGGGACCGCCTCCGAGCCGGTGTCGCGCCGGCGTGGAGGGCGGGTGCGAGCGGGCCGCGGGGCCGGCGCGGCCACCGTGAGATCCACCGCCACCGCCACCGACCTCCGTCGGGGCGGGTTGAACGCCGAGCAGGTCGACCTGAGTGGATTCGGTGATCTCGACCTGGCGGGCGTCACCGGCCGCAGGGAGTCGGCGGCGACCCCGACCGCCCAGCCGACCGGCGACCGCAGCGCGCGCTCGCTCATGGACACCGTGCGCCGCTACGCACCCGGAATCCGGTTCTGCTACGACACCGCGCTCGAGTCCGATCCCGACCTCCGCGGCAAGATGGTCTTCCGGATCACCGTCGCCGCCGACGGCGGCGTGACCTCGGCCGAAGTCGTCGACGACTCGCTGCGCAGTGCCGACGTCCGGTCCTGCGCTCTGTCCCAGATCCGGTCGTGGCGCTTCGCGACGGCGAGCAAGGCCTCGACCTTCGATGCGCCCTTCGTGTTCCGACCGGACGAGTGA